The following are from one region of the Quercus robur chromosome 1, dhQueRobu3.1, whole genome shotgun sequence genome:
- the LOC126691290 gene encoding uncharacterized protein LOC126691290: protein MSASVSSALTTATIAATPAFASGLHHRNKCIFTCKPFTASSHYHHPFSLRVTNDSRSTELSPEPTIEKSDADKIVDGMDFGELCNEFECVSSPIVESTARQLVRDILELREGNRALGTYAVSVRYRDPVRSFAGREKYKRPLWATSALDNPTVSVQEMRMLSTSVLSIKWTIKGKPKSFLAGIGGDLIIRVNSQFTLNQISGQVIEHEEFWDLSSSSAIAQAFFWTSRRLFATNEVGKDLADVVKHLTSRFSTEKENLEIYPDPSGDPTKFFQRDDSFQRDAYQIALLLAVFYFVVQFFRTTL, encoded by the exons ATGAGTGCTTCAGTTTCTTCGGCTCTCACTACTGCTACCATTGCTGCCACTCCCGCCTTTGCTTCTGGTCTCCACCACCGCAATAAATGCATTTTCACTTGCAAGCCTTTTACTGCGTCCTCTCATTACCACCACCCTTTTTCACTTCGAG TTACAAATGATTCTAGAAGCACAGAATTGTCTCCTGAGCCtaccattgaaaaatcagaTGCTGATAAGATTGTTGATGGTATGGACTTCGGTGAGCTCTGTAATGAGTTTGAGTGCGTTAGTAGCCCCATAGTGGAATCTACAGCAAGACAACTTGTTCGCGATATCCTAGAGCTTCGGGAAGGCAATCGGGCCCTTGGAACGTACGCAGTTTCTGTCAGATACAGG GATCCAGTTAGAAGTTTTGCTGGTCGTGAGAAATACAAGAGACCACTATGGGCAACCAGTGCACTAGACAACCCCACTGTG TCTGTGCAGGAAATGAGGATGCTATCAACCAGTGTCCTGAGCATCAAGTGGACAATTAAAGGGAAGCCTAAATCTTTTCTTGCTGGTATAGGAGGAGATTTGATAATTAGAGTTAATTCTCAATTCACTCTCAACCAAATTAGTGGCCAAGTGATTGAGCATGAGGAGTTCTGGGATTTATCATCTTCATCTGCTATTGCTCAAGCATTCTTCTGGACATCAAGACGTCTTTTTGCTACAAATGAGGTTGGAAAAGATTTGGCTGACGTTGTTAAGCACTTAACAAGCCGTTTCTCAACTGAGAAAGAAAACTTGGAGATATATCCAGACCCCTCAGGCGATCCAACAAAG TTCTTTCAAAGGGATGACAGCTTCCAAAGAGATGCATACCAAATTGCACTACTTCTAGCAGTCTTCTATTTTGTTGTACAGTTTTTCAGGACCACCTTGTAA
- the LOC126712884 gene encoding uncharacterized protein LOC126712884 produces the protein MIKERLQTAQSRQKSYAYVRRRKLEFQVGDHVFLRISPTIGVMRFGFRGELSPRFVGPFEVLERMGKVAYRLALPPSLSGVHNVFHVSMLRKYIPDPSHVVDYEPLKLRDDLTYEEQPVKIVDKKEQELKRRTIHYVKVQWRNQSMRKATWELEDEMKEKYPYLFEDSSMSSLED, from the coding sequence ATGATTAAAGAGCGGCTCCAAACAGCTCAGAGTAGGCAGAAGAGTTATGCATAtgttagaagaagaaaattagAGTTCCAAGTGGGTGATCATGTGTTCTTGAGGATTTCACCTACTATAGGAGTTATGAGATTTGGTTTTCGAGGTGAGTTGAGCCCTCGTTTTGTAGGACCTTTTGAAGTCTTGGAGAGGATGGGTAAAGTTGCTTATAGGCTTGCCTTACCACCTTCTTTATCAGGGGTACATAATGTTTTCCATGTCTCAATGTTGAGGAAATATATTCCAGACCCCAGTCATGTAGTAGATTATGAGCCTCTAAAATTAAGAGATGATTTAACTTATGAAGAGCAACCAGTTAAAATTGTGGACAAGAAGGAGCAAGAGTTGAAGCGTCGTACCATACATTATGTCAAGGTTCAATGGAGGAACCAGTCTATGAGAAAGGCTACATGGGAGTTAGAAGATGAAATGAAGGAGAAATACCCATATCTTTTTGAGGACTCAAGTATGTCAAGTTTAGAGGACTAA